The Daucus carota subsp. sativus chromosome 9, DH1 v3.0, whole genome shotgun sequence genome window below encodes:
- the LOC108202574 gene encoding serine/arginine-rich splicing factor SR30 isoform X1, which produces MFLTFEPHTRIPKLSQSSPAHTFRKMSGRLSRTIYVGNLPGDIREREVEDLFYKYGHIVEIDLKIPPRPPGYAFVEFEDARDAEDAIEGRDGYKFDGQRLRVEFAHGGRGSSSGDRYSSYSSGGSRGGVSRRSEYRVLVTGLPSSASWQDLKDHMRRAGDVCFSQVYPERGHGRGVSGVVDYTNYDDMKYAIRKLDDSLFKNQFSKAYIRVEEYDERRGYSRSPSRSPYSRSRSRSRSYSSRSRSSESPRAKHPRRARSRTRSRSRSIRSESSRSISRSRSRSRSPAYASRRRRSVSRSPSRDRRISRSRRSPSVLSD; this is translated from the exons ATGTTCCTTACGTTTGAGCCTCATACAAGAATTCCCAAACTATCACAAAGCTCTCCTGCACACACTTTCAG GAAGATGAGTGGAAGATTAAGTCGAACCATCTATGTTGGCAATCTACCTGGTGATATTCGGGAGAGAGAAGTAGAAGATTTGTTCTACAAG TATGGGCACATAGTGGAAATTGATCTGAAAATCCCACCCAGACCGCCTGGTTATGCTTTTGTTGAG TTTGAAGATGCCCGTGATGCTGAAGATGCTATTGAAGGTCGGGATGGCTACAAATTTGACGGGCAACGGCTAAGG GTTGAATTTGCACATGGTGGCCGAGGATCATCATCAGGGGATCGCTATAGTAGTTACAGTAGTGGTGGGAGCCGTGGTGGGGTTTCTCGAAGGTCTGAGTATCGCG TTTTGGTCACTGGATTACCTTCCTCTGCCTCGTGGCAAGACTTGAAG GATCACATGCGTCGTGCTGGGGATGTTTGCTTCTCTCAAGTTTACCCAGAACGTGGTCATGGACGCG GTGTCAGCGGAGTTGTAGACTATACAAACTATGATGACATGAAATATGCG ATCAGGAAACTCGACGACTCTCtgtttaaaaatcaattttcgAAGGCCTACATACGG GTTGAGGAATATGATGAGAGACGTGGTTACTCTAGGAGTCCTAGTCGGAGTCCGTATTCAAGAAGCAGAAGCCGGAGCCGCAGTTATAGCAGCCGGAGCAGAAG CAGCGAGTCTCCAAGGGCAAAACATCCTCGTCGTGCTCGATCCAGGACTCGGTCTCGTTCAAGGTCTATTCGTTCTGAATCATCTCGCTCAATATCTCG GTCTCGCTCAAGATCTAGATCTCCAGCCTATGCT TCTCGTCGCCGCAGATCGGTTAGCAGAAGTCCAAGCAGGGATAGACGCATTTCCCGATCCCGTCGCTCACCTTCG GTGCTATCTGATTGA
- the LOC108202574 gene encoding serine/arginine-rich splicing factor SR30 isoform X2 encodes MFLTFEPHTRIPKLSQSSPAHTFRKMSGRLSRTIYVGNLPGDIREREVEDLFYKYGHIVEIDLKIPPRPPGYAFVEFEDARDAEDAIEGRDGYKFDGQRLRVEFAHGGRGSSSGDRYSSYSSGGSRGGVSRRSEYRVLVTGLPSSASWQDLKDHMRRAGDVCFSQVYPERGHGRGVSGVVDYTNYDDMKYAIRKLDDSLFKNQFSKAYIRVEEYDERRGYSRSPSRSPYSRSRSRSRSYSSRSRSESPRAKHPRRARSRTRSRSRSIRSESSRSISRSRSRSRSPAYASRRRRSVSRSPSRDRRISRSRRSPSVLSD; translated from the exons ATGTTCCTTACGTTTGAGCCTCATACAAGAATTCCCAAACTATCACAAAGCTCTCCTGCACACACTTTCAG GAAGATGAGTGGAAGATTAAGTCGAACCATCTATGTTGGCAATCTACCTGGTGATATTCGGGAGAGAGAAGTAGAAGATTTGTTCTACAAG TATGGGCACATAGTGGAAATTGATCTGAAAATCCCACCCAGACCGCCTGGTTATGCTTTTGTTGAG TTTGAAGATGCCCGTGATGCTGAAGATGCTATTGAAGGTCGGGATGGCTACAAATTTGACGGGCAACGGCTAAGG GTTGAATTTGCACATGGTGGCCGAGGATCATCATCAGGGGATCGCTATAGTAGTTACAGTAGTGGTGGGAGCCGTGGTGGGGTTTCTCGAAGGTCTGAGTATCGCG TTTTGGTCACTGGATTACCTTCCTCTGCCTCGTGGCAAGACTTGAAG GATCACATGCGTCGTGCTGGGGATGTTTGCTTCTCTCAAGTTTACCCAGAACGTGGTCATGGACGCG GTGTCAGCGGAGTTGTAGACTATACAAACTATGATGACATGAAATATGCG ATCAGGAAACTCGACGACTCTCtgtttaaaaatcaattttcgAAGGCCTACATACGG GTTGAGGAATATGATGAGAGACGTGGTTACTCTAGGAGTCCTAGTCGGAGTCCGTATTCAAGAAGCAGAAGCCGGAGCCGCAGTTATAGCAGCCGGAGCAGAAG CGAGTCTCCAAGGGCAAAACATCCTCGTCGTGCTCGATCCAGGACTCGGTCTCGTTCAAGGTCTATTCGTTCTGAATCATCTCGCTCAATATCTCG GTCTCGCTCAAGATCTAGATCTCCAGCCTATGCT TCTCGTCGCCGCAGATCGGTTAGCAGAAGTCCAAGCAGGGATAGACGCATTTCCCGATCCCGTCGCTCACCTTCG GTGCTATCTGATTGA